One part of the Flavobacterium johnsoniae UW101 genome encodes these proteins:
- a CDS encoding RagB/SusD family nutrient uptake outer membrane protein produces MKKKSFLNRYSLLFMAVAFLTFGSCQDDFTDRPSEDGISLDSYYSTNDQVASATNGMYSRTWFQMYNKFWWALEVGSGNMYSGSPDVSGIRTFSLNGSDPELVNGWSALWANVQQSNMIINFLSARVGPAVSQDVLNNTIGEAYFMRATAYFDLVRLWGPVPIIENPLDYTSNPYVNTNTVADVYTLITSDYLKAIDLLVEKNRGTNYANNGHVSKGSARAFLAKVYLYQKDYAKARAMAETVISSGEFKLLGGDQLPGKSFADLFTYANNNNEESIFAIQWKGDGNYGSANNCNTQFGFQDGTLSTSNASYAGVFGPSQDVLLSLYDAGDVRKHETVMVAGDVYPTIKTTQGIGFTVPTGKDLAQASGGAIKKYCIGVVNGNVTGQADAWAMMDNNTYVMRYAELLLIHAEAVLAGGASTSDASALRSINAVRKRAGLTDLTSVTFDDIFLERRKELCFEGDYWFDLGRIDKTKAIAIMSAQNRGDRYAAQHYTPVYSEDHATNDFYMDYPDNEVAKNPKLLQAPVPYTFK; encoded by the coding sequence ATGAAAAAGAAATCTTTTTTAAATAGATACAGCCTGCTTTTTATGGCAGTGGCATTTTTGACTTTCGGATCTTGTCAGGATGATTTTACTGACAGACCTTCTGAAGACGGAATAAGTTTAGATTCTTATTACAGTACAAACGATCAGGTAGCATCGGCAACAAATGGTATGTACAGCAGAACCTGGTTTCAAATGTATAATAAGTTTTGGTGGGCATTAGAAGTTGGTTCAGGAAATATGTATTCTGGTTCGCCAGACGTAAGTGGTATTAGAACATTTTCTTTAAATGGAAGCGACCCTGAATTAGTAAACGGCTGGTCGGCTTTATGGGCAAATGTGCAGCAGTCTAATATGATTATTAATTTTCTTTCTGCAAGAGTTGGTCCGGCAGTATCTCAGGATGTATTAAATAATACTATTGGTGAAGCTTATTTTATGAGAGCTACTGCTTATTTTGATTTAGTAAGACTTTGGGGGCCGGTGCCAATTATCGAAAACCCATTAGATTATACAAGTAATCCTTATGTAAATACAAATACGGTTGCAGATGTTTATACATTAATTACATCAGATTATTTAAAAGCGATTGATTTATTGGTAGAAAAAAACAGAGGGACAAATTATGCTAATAACGGACACGTTTCTAAAGGTTCTGCAAGAGCATTTTTGGCAAAAGTGTATTTGTACCAAAAAGATTATGCAAAAGCCAGAGCAATGGCAGAGACTGTTATCAGCAGCGGTGAGTTTAAGCTTTTAGGAGGAGATCAGCTTCCTGGTAAAAGTTTTGCGGATTTGTTTACATATGCAAACAATAATAATGAGGAATCTATTTTTGCTATTCAGTGGAAAGGTGATGGTAATTACGGATCTGCAAATAACTGTAATACACAATTCGGATTTCAGGATGGAACATTGTCAACTTCAAACGCTTCTTATGCGGGAGTTTTTGGTCCTAGCCAAGATGTGCTTTTGTCTTTATATGATGCAGGAGATGTAAGAAAGCACGAAACTGTAATGGTGGCAGGAGATGTTTACCCAACAATTAAAACCACACAAGGAATAGGATTTACAGTTCCAACTGGTAAAGATCTTGCCCAGGCATCTGGAGGTGCAATTAAAAAATATTGTATTGGTGTGGTTAACGGAAATGTTACCGGTCAAGCCGATGCATGGGCTATGATGGATAATAATACCTATGTAATGCGTTATGCTGAGTTGTTGTTGATTCATGCAGAAGCAGTTTTGGCAGGAGGAGCAAGCACATCAGATGCATCAGCTTTGAGATCAATCAATGCGGTTAGAAAAAGAGCAGGTTTAACAGATTTGACTTCAGTTACTTTTGACGATATATTTTTAGAAAGAAGGAAAGAATTATGTTTTGAAGGAGATTATTGGTTTGATTTAGGACGTATCGACAAAACAAAAGCAATCGCAATTATGTCGGCACAAAATAGAGGAGACAGATATGCAGCACAGCATTATACACCTGTGTATAGTGAAGATCACGCAACAAATGATTTCTATATGGATTATCCGGACAACGAAGTGGCTAAAAACCCTAAGTTATTGCAGGCACCAGTTCCGTATACTTTTAAATAA